The following proteins are co-located in the Paenibacillus sp. JNUCC32 genome:
- a CDS encoding tail fiber protein: protein MQKRRPIASAKWLKVMLSILIGLEVVLGVLASPKTVRANLPDAQYLGEVRLFPYRDGPEGWIYCAGQVLTISLENSALYTLLGNNFGGDGTKTFALPDLREEEPVPGMGYYIAAEGLYPRDSGLTSNTMLGELRLFPYYMEMNDNWVTTDGRALSDSEPLYSVYGTTFGQDRQDSFKLPQIDPVQPNIRYFAAKAGIHPGNTGEVYVGETRMFPLEIPGLASYMADGKLLNVTANRALYELIGNKFGGTPNQTFGVPDLRGKPLTQYYVSHYGYVPTLQQVQPVSVSDQYTTAVSTPLTVSSPGVMSNDSHVLTAKILNLPAHGKITFHKNGSFTYTPDADFVGTDSFTYIASNNNKSGSVTSVTIHVAEPEPRISGVTDGGIYNHEVTPVYTHGTGTLDGQPFASGTTIRKDGQYRLVVESPRGKTVKADFEIDQTAPLVSGVADGGQYDRELQIFFNEGSATLNQQAFQSGDRVNTEGEFDLVVTDRAGNKAEVHFSIYFPKTVTFDSNGGSPVADEVVPHHTTATKLVDPVKPGYAFGGWYMDRIFQLPFDFKTPILANLTLYAKWNDADAPVVVDRTPLHLADDVPIGTKLEFTFDEPVTASSGKYISIMRAADHQKIESIDVTDSSRVSVIDEKVAVSLTRQLSYLTRYYVEIEEGAFQDAAGNLYAGMKGPGDWSFTTEAGPVAAPLAPANLTATAGDGEVTLLWSTVTGATYYDIYSGTESGVYGSSPIATVTGSTYSAGNLLNGTTYYFAVKAGNVGGSSAFSEEVSARPAGAEIPVPGDADLSGLALSFGTLAPAFNPAVTSYISHVGNRITEIRITPSVSDPQATVTINGKAVSAGQASDSISLAVGSNSIHLVVTAQNGATKTYTVDVTREAAASPEPEPGNPSNPGTPGGGSGSSEGQGPGVSGSSQAGQGAGSGQSPSGSSHVTSYFNDVLQTGLISSEITKENGQTVLTVKMNGDRLQSLLPQEKNSRPIVRLRATEGLDQAVVVLDGKSAKALEASGAMIAFETLAGSVRIPVQAISEQIGSLAGTKEGTIQLGLADGNAAISAKLKQVGNGKYFGEHYGSIDVSVAAYDQGKRLSGNTYSSYVELEVPVAEGSAAIVTTAVLLDDQGKVYHAPTRLVTREGRTYAIIKGLYNGTYALISHDEELSDMKGHWAEAAVNEMASRLVVGGRGAAGFHPNEPVTRAEFVTMMVRSLGLTEQGNTSSFQDVTSRDWYVGAVSAASGSGLIHGYADGTFLPNGLISRQEAMVIFARALKFAEGSPMVEAMDSEAVLAAFQDRAELASWAKGAAGEVVFSGLMSGYDAKLRPRSDMTRAETATILLRMLSASGMIGDMPSK from the coding sequence TCCAGACGCTCAATATCTGGGGGAGGTCCGTCTATTTCCTTACCGGGATGGTCCCGAAGGGTGGATATATTGTGCAGGGCAAGTGTTAACGATAAGTCTGGAAAACTCCGCTTTGTATACTCTACTGGGCAACAACTTTGGAGGGGATGGCACCAAGACGTTTGCATTGCCTGATTTACGGGAGGAAGAACCGGTGCCGGGCATGGGATATTATATCGCTGCTGAGGGATTATATCCGAGAGACAGTGGACTGACCTCCAATACGATGCTGGGGGAGCTTCGACTCTTTCCCTACTATATGGAGATGAATGATAACTGGGTGACGACGGATGGCCGCGCTTTAAGCGATTCTGAACCTCTGTACAGTGTGTACGGTACTACATTCGGCCAAGACAGGCAGGACAGCTTTAAATTGCCGCAGATTGACCCTGTGCAGCCCAACATCCGGTATTTCGCCGCCAAGGCCGGGATCCATCCAGGCAACACTGGTGAGGTGTATGTCGGCGAGACACGCATGTTTCCTTTGGAAATCCCGGGGCTAGCATCCTATATGGCAGACGGCAAGCTTCTGAATGTTACAGCGAACAGAGCACTTTATGAGTTAATCGGCAACAAGTTTGGGGGAACTCCGAACCAAACATTTGGAGTTCCTGATCTTAGGGGCAAGCCATTGACGCAGTATTACGTATCCCATTACGGATACGTTCCAACCCTGCAGCAAGTTCAGCCTGTAAGTGTTTCCGATCAATATACAACAGCTGTCTCCACACCATTAACGGTATCGTCCCCGGGGGTGATGAGTAATGATTCCCATGTTCTTACAGCCAAAATATTGAATCTGCCTGCTCATGGAAAGATAACATTTCATAAGAATGGCTCCTTTACCTATACGCCGGATGCCGATTTTGTTGGCACAGATTCTTTTACATATATCGCTAGCAATAATAACAAGAGCGGCAGCGTAACCAGCGTTACCATCCACGTGGCAGAGCCTGAACCCCGGATAAGCGGAGTAACCGATGGAGGAATTTATAATCACGAAGTAACGCCTGTTTATACCCATGGCACGGGAACGCTGGACGGGCAGCCTTTTGCCAGCGGTACGACCATCCGCAAGGATGGCCAGTATAGACTGGTCGTCGAGTCGCCTCGCGGAAAAACGGTCAAGGCCGATTTTGAGATCGACCAAACCGCGCCTCTGGTTTCAGGCGTGGCAGATGGAGGCCAATACGATCGGGAGCTGCAAATCTTCTTCAATGAAGGGAGCGCAACGCTCAATCAGCAAGCGTTTCAAAGCGGAGACAGGGTTAACACGGAAGGGGAATTCGATCTCGTCGTAACCGACCGTGCAGGGAATAAGGCTGAGGTTCATTTCTCGATCTATTTCCCCAAAACCGTGACGTTCGACAGCAACGGGGGTTCTCCCGTGGCAGATGAGGTCGTCCCTCATCATACAACAGCAACGAAGCTCGTTGATCCGGTAAAACCCGGTTATGCCTTCGGGGGGTGGTATATGGATCGAATCTTTCAGCTTCCATTTGATTTTAAGACACCCATTCTGGCTAACCTGACGCTGTATGCCAAATGGAACGATGCGGATGCGCCTGTCGTGGTGGATCGGACTCCTCTGCATCTGGCGGATGACGTGCCGATCGGGACGAAACTTGAATTCACGTTCGATGAACCCGTAACCGCAAGCAGCGGCAAATACATATCGATTATGAGAGCGGCGGACCATCAAAAGATCGAGTCGATCGACGTAACCGATAGCTCCCGCGTCAGCGTGATCGACGAGAAGGTTGCGGTAAGTCTGACGCGACAGCTGTCGTATCTTACGCGTTATTACGTCGAAATAGAGGAGGGCGCATTTCAGGATGCAGCAGGCAACCTCTATGCAGGCATGAAGGGCCCTGGAGATTGGAGCTTTACAACGGAGGCTGGGCCTGTCGCAGCACCGTTAGCACCTGCAAATTTGACGGCTACAGCAGGAGATGGTGAGGTGACCTTACTGTGGTCCACCGTAACGGGTGCGACTTATTACGATATTTATTCCGGGACGGAGTCCGGCGTATACGGGAGCTCACCGATCGCAACGGTTACGGGTTCGACGTATTCGGCAGGGAATTTACTGAACGGAACGACTTATTATTTTGCGGTGAAAGCCGGTAACGTCGGGGGTTCCAGCGCATTTTCGGAAGAGGTGAGCGCAAGACCGGCCGGTGCCGAGATACCCGTTCCGGGCGATGCGGATTTAAGCGGATTAGCATTATCGTTTGGAACGCTTGCTCCGGCATTCAACCCTGCTGTCACCAGCTACATTAGCCATGTTGGAAACCGTATAACGGAGATCCGCATAACGCCGAGCGTTTCCGATCCTCAGGCAACGGTGACGATAAACGGTAAGGCTGTCTCCGCCGGACAGGCATCAGATTCGATCAGCCTAGCGGTAGGAAGCAACAGCATTCATCTTGTGGTTACGGCTCAGAATGGAGCTACGAAAACTTACACGGTGGATGTGACCAGAGAGGCAGCCGCTTCTCCTGAACCTGAACCCGGAAATCCTTCCAATCCGGGGACGCCGGGGGGCGGATCAGGATCTTCGGAAGGTCAAGGACCTGGCGTAAGCGGGAGTTCTCAAGCAGGTCAAGGGGCAGGCTCAGGGCAGAGCCCGTCAGGCAGCAGCCACGTCACGTCGTATTTCAATGATGTATTGCAGACCGGCTTGATATCATCGGAGATAACGAAAGAGAATGGACAGACCGTGCTGACCGTCAAGATGAACGGAGACAGGCTCCAATCGCTGCTGCCACAGGAGAAGAACAGCCGACCGATCGTCCGGCTGCGCGCCACGGAGGGGCTTGATCAAGCCGTGGTGGTTCTGGATGGCAAGTCAGCCAAAGCGCTTGAAGCAAGCGGAGCGATGATTGCATTCGAGACCTTGGCAGGCAGCGTCCGTATTCCGGTTCAAGCCATTTCTGAACAGATCGGCAGTCTTGCCGGAACGAAGGAAGGCACGATTCAACTTGGGCTAGCCGATGGCAACGCCGCGATCAGCGCAAAGCTGAAGCAGGTCGGGAACGGGAAGTATTTTGGTGAACATTATGGCTCCATAGACGTTAGCGTCGCAGCCTATGATCAAGGAAAACGGCTGAGCGGAAATACCTATTCCTCTTATGTGGAGCTGGAAGTTCCCGTGGCAGAGGGGTCAGCTGCCATCGTGACAACGGCCGTCCTGCTGGATGATCAAGGGAAGGTCTATCACGCACCAACCCGGCTGGTTACGCGGGAAGGTCGCACTTACGCCATAATAAAAGGTTTATACAACGGTACGTATGCTTTAATCAGCCACGACGAAGAATTATCGGATATGAAAGGCCATTGGGCCGAGGCGGCGGTGAACGAGATGGCGTCACGCCTTGTCGTTGGCGGCAGAGGCGCCGCCGGATTCCATCCGAATGAACCGGTAACCCGTGCGGAATTCGTCACCATGATGGTACGCTCGCTCGGTTTAACGGAGCAAGGCAATACAAGCTCGTTTCAAGATGTAACTTCCCGGGACTGGTATGTGGGGGCCGTATCGGCGGCAAGCGGGAGCGGACTCATACACGGTTATGCCGACGGGACCTTTTTGCCGAATGGCTTGATCTCCAGACAGGAGGCGATGGTTATTTTCGCAAGAGCGTTAAAGTTCGCTGAGGGTTCCCCAATGGTAGAGGCCATGGATTCGGAGGCTGTGCTGGCTGCTTTCCAAGACCGTGCCGAATTGGCAAGCTGGGCGAAGGGGGCTGCAGGCGAAGTGGTTTTCAGCGGACTCATGAGCGGTTACGATGCCAAGCTGAGACCACGGAGTGATATGACAAGGGCGGAAACGGCAACGATTCTTCTACGGATGCTATCAGCGTCGGGGATGATCGGAGATATGCCGTCTAAATAG
- a CDS encoding DinB family protein has protein sequence MIPEGFANSIRWNLGHIYTVTEQFAFATAGEQPRLPEGFEAWFATGTKPADWTSKPPALSELAELLQEQTARIRETFSNRLDQASAHPLTIGPVTFQTVGEFLTFSLYHEGMHTQTIKAYRKLIK, from the coding sequence ATCATCCCGGAAGGTTTCGCGAATAGCATTCGCTGGAATCTCGGGCACATCTACACCGTAACCGAGCAGTTCGCTTTTGCGACCGCGGGCGAGCAGCCGCGTCTTCCGGAAGGATTCGAGGCATGGTTTGCAACCGGAACCAAGCCGGCCGATTGGACGTCGAAGCCGCCTGCGCTGTCCGAGCTGGCAGAGCTTTTGCAGGAGCAAACCGCCCGGATCCGCGAAACCTTCTCGAATCGCCTGGACCAGGCCTCGGCCCACCCGCTGACGATCGGTCCCGTAACGTTCCAAACCGTCGGCGAGTTTCTTACGTTCAGCTTGTACCACGAAGGCATGCACACGCAGACGATCAAGGCTTATAGAAAATTGATAAAGTAA
- a CDS encoding MalY/PatB family protein, which produces MTYNFDKVVSRYGTNSAKWDGMAQSMGNDMIALSVADMDLPAPPMVVDKVAEAARHGIYGYTDPFPPYFEAVRAWLDKAYDWQVEPEWIVFCPRIVQAVSVIVQKFAEAGDRILVHTPVYQPVAKAVTLNGRILVESPLVLADGRYEIDFDDMERRMQEGIKIVLLISPHNPVGRVWTREELERMAELCIRYDALIVSDDIHADFIHEGHEHTVIAKLSEEVANRSIICTSPGKTFNLASLEIANIIIPNAALREQFQQGLLQAGIHNPTFFAVPALEIAYTSCDEWLTALRAYIKDNIAYAQSFIADYMPEVNVIDPEGTYLLWIDCKAVSCHEKDLVEWIQEKARVSVSFGSSFGPGGEGYIRVNVAAPRPVLQEGLKRLAAAYPLKR; this is translated from the coding sequence ATGACATATAACTTTGACAAGGTCGTAAGCCGGTATGGAACGAACAGCGCCAAATGGGACGGCATGGCGCAGAGCATGGGGAACGACATGATCGCTCTCTCCGTGGCGGATATGGATCTGCCGGCACCGCCCATGGTGGTGGACAAGGTAGCGGAGGCGGCGCGTCACGGCATTTACGGATATACCGACCCGTTTCCGCCTTACTTCGAAGCGGTCCGTGCTTGGCTCGATAAGGCCTACGACTGGCAGGTCGAGCCCGAATGGATCGTGTTTTGTCCGCGCATTGTGCAGGCCGTTTCGGTCATTGTTCAGAAATTCGCGGAAGCCGGAGACAGGATTCTTGTCCACACGCCTGTTTATCAGCCTGTTGCGAAAGCGGTTACGCTAAACGGCCGGATATTGGTTGAAAGTCCGCTGGTGCTTGCGGACGGGCGATACGAGATCGATTTTGACGATATGGAACGACGGATGCAGGAAGGGATCAAGATAGTCCTGCTCATATCCCCCCACAATCCGGTGGGCCGCGTATGGACGAGGGAGGAGCTTGAACGCATGGCGGAGCTTTGCATCCGGTATGACGCACTGATTGTGTCCGATGACATCCATGCCGATTTCATTCATGAAGGTCACGAGCATACCGTCATCGCCAAGCTGTCCGAAGAGGTTGCGAACCGTTCCATAATCTGCACGTCGCCGGGCAAAACCTTTAACCTGGCGAGTCTCGAAATCGCCAACATCATCATTCCCAATGCTGCGCTGCGGGAGCAGTTTCAACAAGGTTTGCTGCAGGCGGGGATTCATAATCCCACATTCTTCGCCGTGCCCGCGCTGGAAATTGCGTATACTTCGTGCGATGAATGGCTGACGGCGCTGCGCGCTTATATCAAAGACAATATTGCTTATGCTCAAAGCTTCATTGCCGATTATATGCCTGAGGTGAACGTCATCGATCCTGAAGGGACGTACCTGCTATGGATCGACTGTAAGGCAGTGAGCTGTCATGAAAAGGATCTGGTGGAGTGGATCCAGGAAAAGGCGCGCGTCAGCGTCAGCTTCGGCTCATCCTTCGGTCCCGGCGGTGAAGGCTATATCAGGGTCAACGTGGCTGCGCCGCGCCCTGTGTTGCAGGAAGGCCTGAAGCGGCTTGCCGCGGCTTATCCACTAAAGCGTTAA
- a CDS encoding CYTH domain-containing protein, whose translation MAIEIERKYLLEAYPDELIQEGSIVVEKEQFIEQTYLALDGDQELRVRKITDLTSGRLEFTHTFKKGWGIAREEVEYAISEGLYDQVVKAHGAIPLTKRRVTARWGSTIIEIDDYVQISLLVLEVEFPSLEAADGFVPPAWFGQDISTDKQYSNKKVWRDLQLQAGREA comes from the coding sequence ATGGCGATTGAAATCGAACGCAAATACCTTCTGGAGGCTTATCCCGATGAGTTGATTCAGGAAGGAAGCATCGTGGTCGAGAAGGAGCAGTTCATCGAGCAGACGTATTTGGCATTGGATGGGGACCAGGAGCTGCGGGTCCGGAAAATAACGGATCTGACATCGGGTCGGCTCGAATTCACCCATACGTTCAAAAAAGGGTGGGGAATTGCCCGGGAAGAAGTTGAATATGCGATTTCCGAAGGTCTCTACGATCAGGTAGTCAAGGCGCATGGGGCGATTCCGTTGACCAAGAGACGGGTAACCGCCCGTTGGGGCAGCACGATCATCGAAATCGACGATTATGTGCAGATAAGCTTGCTAGTGCTGGAAGTCGAATTTCCTTCCCTGGAAGCCGCTGACGGCTTTGTGCCGCCGGCATGGTTCGGACAAGATATCAGCACGGACAAACAATACAGCAACAAAAAGGTATGGCGGGATCTGCAGCTTCAAGCAGGCAGGGAAGCCTGA
- a CDS encoding aldo/keto reductase has product MNYRRLGSSGLKVSELGLGTNAFGKRADQETSTRILDHALDRGINFIDTANIYAGSESERIIGEALAGKRHNVVLATKAGLVNGQGPNERGSSRYHLQQELENSLKRLRTDYVDLYQIHTFDPDTPLEETLRTLDDMVTSGKVRYIGASNYAAWEIMKALGISELRGYARYVSTQTSYSLADRTPELELVPLCLDQGVGIIPYFPLAGGILTGKYGQGASKPAGSRAETDPNFNRFLEEHNLKLGQQVSQLAAEHGHSPSALSIAWLMDRPAVSTVIVGATKTEQLDDNLKSLEIKLDESLRSSLDEISDGFVHSKPFATYRLG; this is encoded by the coding sequence ATGAATTACCGCCGTCTTGGCAGCAGCGGCCTGAAGGTATCGGAGCTGGGGCTCGGCACGAACGCTTTTGGCAAAAGAGCCGATCAAGAAACATCCACCCGGATCCTGGATCACGCGCTGGACCGTGGCATCAATTTCATTGATACCGCCAATATTTACGCCGGGTCGGAATCCGAGCGCATCATCGGAGAGGCACTGGCCGGCAAACGCCATAACGTCGTATTAGCCACGAAAGCCGGACTCGTGAACGGCCAAGGACCGAACGAACGGGGCTCCTCCCGCTATCATTTGCAGCAAGAGCTGGAGAACAGTTTGAAGCGGCTGAGAACCGACTACGTGGACCTGTATCAGATCCATACGTTTGATCCGGACACTCCCCTTGAGGAGACCCTGCGCACGCTGGACGACATGGTAACATCGGGTAAAGTCAGATATATCGGCGCCTCCAACTATGCCGCTTGGGAAATCATGAAGGCGCTCGGAATCAGCGAATTGCGCGGATATGCCCGTTATGTATCGACCCAAACCAGTTATTCCTTGGCAGACCGTACGCCGGAGCTGGAGCTTGTCCCCCTCTGTCTCGATCAAGGCGTTGGCATCATTCCGTATTTCCCGCTGGCCGGCGGCATTCTCACCGGCAAATACGGTCAGGGCGCAAGCAAGCCTGCCGGCTCCCGCGCGGAAACGGACCCGAACTTCAATCGCTTCCTCGAAGAGCACAATTTGAAGCTCGGTCAACAAGTCAGCCAGCTCGCAGCAGAGCACGGCCATTCTCCCAGCGCACTGTCCATTGCCTGGCTGATGGACCGCCCTGCCGTCTCGACCGTCATTGTCGGGGCTACGAAGACCGAACAGTTGGACGATAACCTGAAAAGCCTCGAGATTAAGCTGGACGAGTCCCTGCGTTCGAGCCTGGATGAAATCAGCGACGGCTTTGTTCATTCCAAGCCGTTTGCGACGTATCGGCTGGGGTAA
- the nhaC gene encoding Na+/H+ antiporter NhaC, with amino-acid sequence MAKPTEERMIKQPTMFLALLPIFTMVILLCLGYVLFELPPEPLIIVSAIVAGLIAIKLGYSYNDILESISQKIAKTMPAILILIVVGFMIGAWMVGGTIPMMIYYGLKIIDPQFLLITAFLVTSVVSVCTGTSWGSAGTIGVAFMGVGAGMDANLAAVAGAVVAGAYFGDKLSPLSDTTNIAALSTGVNLYEHIGHLLYTTLPSFFVAGIVYVVTGLNTHVSSTGVPEKVTDIMNTLATIYDWNLLLILPVLIVLYGSITKKPTIPVMLLSSIVAMANGMIFHGFSLHDVVTSVVSGFDIAMVHVSGFDPNTVIADIPRLINRGGMSSMMGTLLICFSAITFAGTISLTKSLELIVDKLLKHVRSTGSLILATIATGLTMIGVTSNGQVSILMPGEMLREAYIRRGLHPKNLGRTVEDSAAITEPILPWTAAGAYMAGTLGVATLSYLPWAVLCWTGIIFATIWGFTGFGIAKLTPEQQKEMLKEYDDPHHGSRKDAAEAASAH; translated from the coding sequence ATGGCTAAGCCAACAGAGGAACGAATGATTAAGCAGCCGACCATGTTTCTGGCGCTGCTTCCGATTTTCACCATGGTAATCTTGCTGTGCCTTGGTTACGTATTGTTCGAGCTGCCGCCCGAGCCGCTGATTATTGTATCCGCCATCGTCGCAGGTTTGATCGCGATTAAGCTGGGGTACAGTTACAACGATATATTGGAATCCATTTCGCAGAAAATAGCGAAAACCATGCCCGCCATCCTCATCCTGATTGTGGTCGGATTTATGATCGGCGCGTGGATGGTCGGCGGGACCATCCCGATGATGATTTACTATGGCCTGAAAATCATCGATCCGCAGTTTTTGCTGATCACCGCTTTTCTCGTTACGTCCGTGGTCTCCGTATGTACGGGCACTTCCTGGGGATCCGCGGGTACGATCGGTGTCGCCTTTATGGGCGTTGGCGCCGGAATGGACGCCAATCTCGCGGCTGTGGCCGGCGCGGTTGTAGCGGGGGCTTACTTCGGGGACAAGCTTTCGCCGCTTTCGGATACAACCAACATCGCGGCCTTGTCCACCGGCGTTAACCTGTATGAGCATATCGGCCATTTGCTGTACACGACGCTGCCGTCCTTCTTCGTGGCGGGGATCGTCTACGTGGTCACGGGCTTGAACACGCATGTGTCCAGTACAGGAGTTCCCGAGAAGGTAACCGACATCATGAACACCTTGGCAACGATATACGACTGGAACCTGCTCCTGATCCTGCCTGTGCTGATTGTGCTGTACGGCTCGATCACCAAGAAACCAACGATTCCCGTCATGCTGCTGTCGTCGATCGTGGCGATGGCGAACGGCATGATCTTTCACGGCTTCTCGCTGCATGACGTGGTAACCTCGGTTGTCAGCGGATTCGATATCGCGATGGTTCATGTCAGCGGATTTGATCCGAATACCGTCATTGCGGACATACCTCGCCTTATTAATCGGGGCGGCATGAGTTCCATGATGGGAACCTTGCTTATCTGTTTCAGCGCAATCACATTCGCCGGCACGATATCGCTGACCAAGTCGCTGGAGCTGATCGTGGACAAGCTCTTGAAGCATGTGCGTTCCACAGGCTCCTTGATCCTGGCGACGATTGCGACGGGGCTAACCATGATCGGCGTAACCAGCAACGGACAAGTCTCCATCCTGATGCCGGGCGAGATGCTCCGCGAGGCTTACATCCGCCGCGGTCTGCATCCGAAGAATCTGGGACGGACGGTGGAGGATTCCGCCGCCATTACCGAACCGATTCTGCCATGGACGGCAGCCGGTGCCTATATGGCCGGAACGCTGGGCGTAGCAACGCTATCCTATTTGCCTTGGGCGGTGCTGTGCTGGACAGGCATTATTTTTGCAACGATTTGGGGCTTTACCGGGTTCGGCATTGCCAAACTTACGCCTGAGCAGCAAAAGGAAATGCTGAAGGAATACGATGATCCGCATCACGGAAGCCGAAAAGACGCTGCAGAAGCTGCATCGGCCCATTAA
- a CDS encoding helix-turn-helix transcriptional regulator — protein sequence MNENQQLLESYFPIASFIAAIIGPQCEVVVHDISDPERSIIFIENGHISGRRVGDASTDLVLKILKAEAYREEQFIANYKASGARGQTFRSSTYFIKNGSGELVGLMCLNIDITHMEVAADWINSILRGGSLTPPAALDAPKEDKPSTEYLQGNVDDLLQHIIQTVLGKISIPADRLSSNEKIEIVKELNEQGVFLLKGGVSKVAAALSISEPTVYRYLQKLK from the coding sequence ATGAATGAAAACCAGCAGCTGCTTGAAAGCTATTTTCCGATCGCTTCTTTTATCGCGGCGATCATCGGACCTCAATGCGAGGTGGTCGTGCACGATATCAGCGATCCGGAACGCTCTATCATCTTTATCGAGAACGGCCATATTAGCGGACGCCGGGTCGGCGATGCTTCCACCGACCTCGTGTTGAAGATTTTGAAGGCGGAGGCCTACCGCGAAGAGCAGTTCATCGCGAACTACAAAGCTTCCGGCGCTCGGGGGCAAACCTTCCGGTCGTCTACGTACTTTATTAAGAACGGAAGCGGCGAGCTGGTCGGTCTTATGTGCCTGAACATCGACATCACGCATATGGAGGTTGCGGCCGATTGGATCAACAGCATTTTGCGGGGAGGTTCGCTTACGCCGCCGGCCGCCCTGGATGCACCCAAGGAGGATAAGCCTTCCACCGAATACCTGCAGGGCAACGTGGACGATTTGCTTCAGCACATCATCCAGACCGTCCTAGGCAAAATCAGCATTCCGGCGGACCGTTTATCTTCGAACGAGAAGATCGAGATTGTGAAGGAATTGAACGAACAGGGCGTATTCCTGCTAAAGGGCGGGGTTTCCAAGGTTGCCGCTGCTTTATCCATATCGGAGCCTACCGTGTATCGTTATTTGCAGAAGCTGAAATAA